The Solibacillus sp. FSL R7-0682 genome includes a window with the following:
- a CDS encoding class II fructose-bisphosphate aldolase has product MALVSMKEMLIKAKSEGYAVGQFNINNLEWTQAILAAAEEEKSPVILGVSEGAGKYMGGFYTVVKIVEGLMKDMNTTVPVAIHLDHGSSFEKCKAAIDAGFTSVMIDASHHSFDENIEITKQVVDYAHAKGVSVEAELGTVGGEEDGVIGGIIYADPQECKNLVEATGIDCLAPALGSVHGPYKGEPNLGFAEMEEISTLTDVPLVLHGGTGIPTKDIQRSISLGTAKINVNTENQIAATKVIREFLDNDKKTYDPRKYLGPAREAIKTTVIGKMREFGSSQKA; this is encoded by the coding sequence ATGGCATTAGTTTCAATGAAGGAAATGTTAATCAAAGCGAAATCAGAAGGATATGCTGTTGGTCAATTCAACATTAACAATTTAGAGTGGACGCAAGCGATTTTAGCTGCAGCTGAAGAAGAAAAATCACCAGTTATTTTAGGTGTCTCTGAGGGCGCAGGTAAATACATGGGTGGCTTCTATACAGTTGTAAAAATCGTTGAAGGCTTAATGAAGGATATGAACACTACTGTTCCTGTAGCAATCCATTTAGATCATGGATCAAGCTTTGAAAAATGTAAAGCTGCTATCGATGCAGGCTTTACTTCAGTAATGATCGATGCCTCTCACCATTCATTTGATGAAAACATCGAAATTACAAAACAAGTTGTAGACTATGCTCATGCTAAAGGTGTTTCTGTAGAAGCAGAATTAGGTACAGTTGGTGGCGAAGAAGATGGCGTAATTGGCGGTATCATCTATGCAGACCCACAAGAATGTAAAAACCTTGTTGAAGCAACAGGGATTGATTGCCTAGCACCAGCGTTAGGTTCTGTTCACGGCCCATACAAAGGTGAACCAAACTTAGGATTTGCTGAAATGGAAGAAATCTCTACATTAACAGATGTTCCTTTAGTTTTACATGGCGGCACTGGAATTCCAACAAAGGATATTCAGCGTTCAATTTCTTTAGGGACAGCAAAAATTAACGTAAATACAGAAAATCAAATTGCAGCAACAAAAGTAATCCGTGAGTTTTTAGATAATGACAAGAAAACTTACGACCCTCGTAAATACTTAGGACCTGCACGTGAAGCGATTAAAACAACAGTTATCGGAAAAATGCGTGAATTCGGTAGCTCACAAAAAGCATAA
- a CDS encoding DUF2529 family protein, which produces MSKILSTQLVGLIQRIQQSEEESIEESARLLAQAAIGQGTIYFACFGEMEGICINAEIGADPFSNFARYTDSVELMPADRVIIFTRSGQDAEALTLAKKLNEAFIPFTAVASEVASEANALSELAYTYISLKIRGGILPHPTNLGERIVMPHLIAGLFVYEAIKLEFDEMIADDDELE; this is translated from the coding sequence ATGTCTAAAATTTTATCAACTCAACTTGTTGGACTGATTCAACGTATCCAGCAATCTGAGGAAGAATCTATTGAAGAAAGTGCTCGTCTTCTCGCACAGGCTGCAATTGGACAAGGAACGATCTATTTTGCTTGTTTCGGCGAAATGGAGGGTATTTGTATAAATGCTGAAATTGGTGCAGATCCATTTTCCAATTTCGCACGTTATACGGACAGTGTAGAACTTATGCCTGCAGATCGTGTCATTATTTTTACACGTAGTGGTCAAGATGCTGAAGCGCTAACGCTTGCTAAAAAGCTAAATGAAGCTTTCATCCCATTTACTGCCGTTGCAAGCGAGGTTGCGAGCGAGGCCAATGCGTTAAGCGAACTAGCCTATACGTATATTTCTTTAAAAATTCGTGGGGGCATTTTACCGCATCCTACAAATTTAGGAGAGCGAATCGTGATGCCACATTTAATAGCCGGTTTGTTCGTATACGAAGCAATCAAATTAGAATTTGATGAAATGATTGCTGATGACGATGAGCTAGAATAA
- the fsa gene encoding fructose-6-phosphate aldolase → MKFFIDTANFDEIKEAYSWGILSGVTTNPSLVAKESGVNFHDRLREIAELVNGSVSGEVISLDAEGMIREGEELAAIHPNITVKLPMTPEGLKACKHFSEKGIKTNVTLIFSANQALLAARAGATYVSPFLGRLDDIGQDGVELIREIAEMFAIHEIPTEIIAASIRHPQHITQAALAGAHIATTPYKVLQQLFNHPLTDKGIEGFLADWAKREGK, encoded by the coding sequence ATGAAATTTTTTATCGATACAGCAAACTTTGATGAGATTAAAGAAGCATACTCTTGGGGTATCTTATCAGGTGTAACAACGAATCCGTCATTAGTAGCAAAGGAATCTGGCGTAAACTTCCATGATCGTCTACGTGAAATCGCAGAATTAGTAAATGGTTCTGTATCAGGCGAGGTTATTTCTTTAGATGCAGAGGGCATGATTCGTGAAGGGGAAGAGCTTGCAGCCATTCACCCAAACATCACAGTAAAGCTCCCAATGACTCCAGAAGGCTTAAAAGCATGTAAACACTTCTCAGAAAAAGGCATTAAAACGAATGTCACTTTAATTTTCTCTGCCAACCAAGCATTACTTGCGGCTCGCGCAGGTGCAACATACGTATCACCATTTTTAGGTCGTTTAGATGACATTGGTCAAGATGGTGTAGAATTAATTCGTGAAATCGCTGAAATGTTTGCAATCCATGAAATTCCAACAGAAATTATTGCAGCATCAATTCGTCACCCACAACATATTACACAAGCCGCGTTAGCAGGGGCACATATCGCAACAACACCATACAAAGTTTTACAACAATTGTTTAACCATCCATTAACAGACAAAGGAATCGAAGGATTTTTAGCGGATTGGGCGAAGCGTGAAGGGAAATAA
- a CDS encoding response regulator: MNSKEILIVDDQQGIRLLLNEVFKKEGFNTHLAANGFDALKIAQTTALDCVLLDMKIPGMDGLEILTHLKKDNADLPVFMMTAYVGQDMIDRANSLGVAKYFTKPFNIFEVRDEVKKILTVPEKI; encoded by the coding sequence TTGAATTCAAAAGAAATTTTAATTGTTGATGATCAGCAAGGTATCCGGCTTCTTCTAAATGAAGTGTTCAAAAAAGAAGGATTCAATACACACCTTGCAGCCAATGGATTTGATGCGTTAAAAATAGCCCAAACGACGGCATTAGATTGTGTGTTATTAGATATGAAAATTCCAGGGATGGATGGGCTAGAGATTTTAACACATCTAAAGAAAGACAATGCAGATTTACCCGTTTTTATGATGACTGCTTATGTGGGGCAAGATATGATTGATCGAGCAAATTCACTGGGCGTTGCTAAGTATTTTACAAAGCCATTTAATATTTTTGAAGTACGTGATGAAGTAAAAAAAATATTGACAGTTCCTGAAAAAATATAA
- a CDS encoding UDP-N-acetylglucosamine 1-carboxyvinyltransferase yields MDVYKIRGGNRLQGNITVSGAKNSAVALIPASILADSSVTIGGIPEISDAWTLKALLEEIGGEVSFENGKMIIDPSKMVAMPLPNGNVKKLRASYYMMGAMLGRFKQAVIGLPGGCFLGPRPIDQHIKGFEALGAKVTNEHGAIYLRADELIGAKIYLDVASVGATINIMLAAVRAKGKTTIENAAKEPEIIDVATLLTNMGANIKGAGTSVIRIEGVEELRGTKHTIIPDRIEASTFMIMAAAIGDGVVIDNVIPLHLEAVTAKLREMGVVVEENEESIFIPKQHNLQAVDVKTLVYPGIPTDVQQPLSVLLTQAEGTSKVTDTIYSARFKHIDELRRMNGKVRVEGNTAIIQGPSVLEGSTVTATDLRAGAALVLAGLLAKGETEIHDIYHIERGYSSLIEKLCALGADIRKESIVINTNKKA; encoded by the coding sequence ATGGATGTATATAAAATTAGAGGAGGCAATCGTCTTCAAGGAAATATAACAGTCAGTGGTGCAAAAAATAGTGCAGTTGCTTTAATTCCTGCATCAATTTTGGCGGATTCTTCTGTAACTATTGGAGGAATTCCAGAAATTTCAGATGCATGGACGTTAAAGGCACTACTTGAAGAAATTGGTGGAGAGGTTTCGTTTGAGAATGGTAAAATGATTATCGACCCATCTAAAATGGTTGCAATGCCTTTACCAAATGGCAATGTAAAAAAACTTCGGGCGTCCTATTACATGATGGGTGCAATGCTTGGTCGTTTTAAACAGGCAGTGATTGGCTTACCAGGCGGTTGCTTCTTAGGCCCTCGCCCAATTGACCAACATATTAAAGGGTTTGAAGCGTTAGGTGCTAAAGTTACAAATGAGCATGGCGCAATTTATTTACGTGCAGACGAATTAATCGGAGCCAAAATTTATTTAGACGTAGCAAGCGTAGGAGCAACAATTAATATTATGCTTGCGGCAGTCCGTGCCAAAGGGAAAACAACAATTGAAAATGCCGCAAAGGAACCTGAAATCATTGATGTTGCTACGTTATTAACGAATATGGGAGCAAATATTAAAGGGGCTGGTACAAGCGTCATTCGAATTGAAGGTGTAGAAGAGCTTCGCGGCACGAAACATACAATTATTCCAGACCGTATTGAAGCTTCTACATTTATGATTATGGCTGCAGCAATTGGCGATGGCGTTGTCATTGATAATGTTATACCACTTCATTTAGAGGCAGTAACAGCTAAGCTTCGTGAAATGGGCGTCGTTGTTGAAGAAAATGAAGAAAGTATTTTCATTCCAAAACAGCACAATCTTCAAGCAGTAGATGTAAAGACACTTGTTTATCCTGGTATCCCAACAGATGTCCAGCAACCATTATCCGTATTATTAACACAGGCTGAAGGAACTTCAAAGGTGACGGATACCATTTATTCTGCTCGATTTAAGCATATTGACGAGCTTCGACGAATGAATGGAAAAGTTCGTGTTGAAGGAAATACAGCCATAATTCAAGGTCCTTCCGTTTTGGAAGGGTCAACAGTAACAGCAACGGATTTACGGGCAGGTGCAGCGCTTGTGTTAGCTGGCTTACTAGCAAAAGGTGAGACAGAAATTCATGATATTTATCATATTGAGCGCGGCTATAGTTCTTTAATAGAGAAGTTATGTGCGCTTGGTGCAGATATTCGTAAAGAATCGATAGTCATTAACACAAATAAAAAGGCATAA